From the genome of Halorussus caseinilyticus, one region includes:
- a CDS encoding DUF499 domain-containing protein: protein MGADGTLDTTIDDVLTLSPELTEGDSLVKGQIRLYDVDSDADTLESDAERFFGRTLLTGGLEDSLKRLRDTLRGEDHNRLHEMYGPYGTGKSHQMVALYHCFRSPGVVGDWADGRIEGLGDALPDDALPIVVSLQKEQYEYLWEPLFERLDYEPDEERYDEDGGYPSIDVIQEAVGDRTVAFFMDELEDWFGSLSGRRKDANRGFLQALFETTSRPTTDLFAFVSVLREGSDVHDILSREPERVQVNMSNQVDIREVLRHRLVDSVDDPSAMRALVDRYVEAYADTDYVDLPDGLREEMYDTYPFHPVLIDSLKTRYFAETESGATRGMLYLFAKVLVDKYRDTDLLTHGEVDAVEYNDELTRINVEHSRPDRCYDDIRERLADADITYGRPILSTVLVYSLTPGLAEGATTSDIVLGTYHAGDRINDIVVDLERLQGEVYHLWRSDDRYVIREDENPRSLVKNAARDVPDEDAMALVGETVEKLFGAGAHAVGFNVEGELESVPDSQNVKTVVKNGPWDQDSVAEVIKNQPAGRQWRNTLVFVQPRNGKTISQSSQQEKFLGKAKEVIGAEIRGRDENLAEEIRDRIDELHDDYEDDLLERLESAYGEIIDGDDLLNEFDYAAEMSLTNFVAAEPVLDASNVAAAVEADPFDLQRHVWGLVSDRLDSRSETTIDEIYEQFLMEPTYPIPGSARAVVNAVEDGLEDEPLLAHDGSGFTDDLRGLSRDTVLALESEVEKWSTEEVVSELRGRFGEGTKEVDLATFELDLRQRTDVWVHDQDPEDAVKMAAGRLTNDDHYVLVSGNEILDKVRSDATLRDVSDAETIGPTEVRTRIEETIEAAGEADTSQVLTTIRNDTETHLPQDDTAAAFRTAVSSLLSEGYRLKTGGDYVGTLGDRDPTSVVVAPMVPGDVGDSILNFVGELDEEETFQVQSVRRECAPDQSEAAVEHFLLANLGEERPHYVVGATGSDDPGDWFPGAGFRVPPEEGWTFEYEGDSASEMREEWQESHESGSVSYGSLSFTTNGDGAAPGRLQGVGEFQQAQTVLQLELGQSHEVVADILENVPESATNIDATVQFE from the coding sequence ATGGGTGCCGACGGAACTCTCGATACTACAATCGACGACGTGCTGACGCTCAGTCCGGAACTCACCGAGGGCGATAGCCTCGTCAAGGGCCAGATTCGCCTCTACGATGTCGATAGCGACGCCGACACCTTGGAGTCCGACGCCGAGCGATTCTTCGGCCGCACGCTTCTGACCGGGGGGTTGGAGGACTCGCTGAAGCGACTTCGGGACACCCTCCGGGGGGAGGACCACAACCGCCTCCACGAGATGTACGGTCCCTACGGCACCGGGAAGTCCCACCAGATGGTGGCGCTCTACCACTGCTTCCGGTCGCCCGGCGTCGTCGGAGACTGGGCAGACGGCCGTATCGAGGGTCTGGGCGATGCGCTCCCCGACGACGCCCTCCCCATCGTCGTCTCCCTCCAGAAAGAGCAGTACGAGTACCTCTGGGAACCGCTGTTCGAGCGCTTGGACTACGAACCCGACGAGGAACGCTACGACGAGGACGGCGGCTATCCCTCCATCGACGTGATTCAGGAAGCGGTCGGCGACCGGACCGTCGCGTTCTTCATGGACGAACTGGAAGACTGGTTCGGGTCGCTGTCCGGTCGGCGCAAGGACGCAAACCGGGGGTTCCTACAGGCGCTTTTCGAGACGACTTCTCGGCCGACCACAGACCTGTTCGCGTTCGTCTCGGTTCTCCGCGAGGGGTCGGACGTTCACGACATCCTCTCGCGCGAACCCGAACGCGTGCAGGTCAACATGTCCAATCAGGTCGATATTCGGGAGGTACTGCGCCACCGATTGGTCGATTCGGTGGACGACCCGTCGGCGATGCGCGCGCTGGTCGACCGCTACGTCGAGGCCTACGCCGACACCGACTACGTGGACCTCCCCGACGGACTCCGAGAGGAGATGTACGACACCTACCCGTTCCACCCCGTCCTCATCGACTCGCTGAAGACCCGCTACTTCGCCGAAACCGAGTCCGGGGCCACTCGCGGGATGCTCTATCTCTTCGCCAAAGTTCTCGTGGACAAGTACCGAGACACCGACCTGCTGACCCACGGCGAAGTCGATGCGGTCGAGTACAACGACGAACTCACCCGAATCAACGTCGAACACTCCCGGCCCGACCGGTGTTACGACGACATCCGGGAACGCCTCGCCGACGCCGACATCACCTACGGTCGCCCCATCCTGAGTACCGTCCTCGTCTACTCGCTGACCCCCGGACTCGCGGAGGGCGCGACCACCTCCGACATCGTACTCGGAACCTACCACGCTGGCGACCGAATCAACGACATCGTGGTGGACCTCGAACGACTGCAGGGCGAGGTGTATCACCTCTGGCGCTCGGACGACCGCTACGTCATCCGCGAGGACGAGAATCCCCGGTCGCTCGTGAAGAACGCCGCCCGCGACGTGCCCGACGAGGACGCGATGGCGCTCGTCGGCGAAACCGTCGAGAAACTGTTCGGTGCGGGCGCACACGCCGTCGGGTTCAACGTCGAGGGCGAACTGGAGAGCGTCCCCGACAGCCAGAACGTCAAGACCGTCGTGAAAAACGGCCCGTGGGACCAAGATAGCGTCGCGGAGGTCATCAAGAACCAACCCGCTGGCCGCCAGTGGCGAAACACCCTCGTCTTCGTCCAACCGAGGAACGGCAAGACCATCTCCCAGTCGTCCCAACAGGAGAAGTTCCTCGGGAAGGCCAAGGAGGTCATCGGCGCGGAAATCCGCGGGAGAGACGAGAACTTGGCCGAGGAAATCCGCGACAGGATAGACGAGTTGCACGACGACTACGAGGACGACCTGCTCGAACGCTTGGAGAGCGCCTACGGCGAAATCATCGACGGCGACGACTTGCTCAACGAGTTCGACTACGCGGCGGAGATGTCGCTGACGAACTTCGTCGCCGCCGAACCCGTCTTGGACGCCAGCAACGTCGCCGCCGCGGTGGAGGCCGACCCCTTCGACCTTCAGCGTCACGTCTGGGGTCTCGTCAGCGACCGACTCGACAGTCGCTCGGAGACGACGATAGACGAAATCTACGAGCAGTTCCTGATGGAACCGACCTACCCCATCCCCGGAAGCGCCCGCGCAGTCGTCAACGCCGTCGAGGACGGACTGGAGGACGAACCCCTCCTCGCACACGACGGGAGCGGTTTCACCGACGACCTTCGCGGTCTGAGTCGGGACACGGTACTCGCCTTGGAGAGCGAAGTCGAGAAGTGGTCTACCGAGGAAGTCGTCTCCGAACTCCGCGGGCGGTTCGGTGAGGGGACCAAGGAAGTCGATTTGGCGACGTTCGAACTCGACCTCCGCCAGCGGACCGACGTGTGGGTTCACGACCAAGACCCCGAGGACGCCGTGAAGATGGCCGCCGGGCGACTGACCAACGACGACCACTACGTCTTGGTCAGCGGCAACGAAATCCTCGACAAGGTGCGGTCGGACGCGACCCTCCGGGACGTTTCGGACGCCGAGACGATTGGTCCGACCGAAGTCCGCACTCGAATCGAGGAGACGATTGAGGCCGCGGGCGAGGCGGATACGAGTCAGGTCCTCACGACGATTCGCAACGACACCGAGACCCATCTCCCGCAGGACGACACCGCCGCCGCGTTCCGCACCGCGGTAAGTTCGCTCCTCTCGGAGGGCTACAGGCTCAAGACCGGCGGCGACTACGTGGGCACCCTCGGCGACCGCGACCCCACCTCGGTCGTCGTCGCGCCGATGGTGCCCGGCGATGTCGGCGACAGCATCCTGAATTTCGTCGGCGAACTCGACGAGGAAGAGACGTTTCAGGTCCAGTCGGTTCGGCGCGAGTGTGCGCCCGACCAGTCCGAGGCCGCGGTCGAACACTTCCTGCTCGCCAACCTCGGCGAGGAGCGTCCCCACTACGTCGTCGGTGCCACCGGGTCCGACGACCCCGGCGACTGGTTCCCCGGCGCTGGCTTCCGCGTCCCGCCCGAAGAGGGGTGGACCTTCGAGTACGAGGGCGACAGCGCCTCGGAGATGCGCGAGGAGTGGCAGGAGTCCCACGAGTCCGGGTCGGTCTCCTACGGGTCGCTGTCGTTCACCACGAACGGCGACGGCGCGGCACCCGGCCGACTCCAAGGAGTCGGCGAGTTCCAACAGGCCCAGACCGTCCTCCAACTCGAACTGGGCCAGTCCCACGAAGTCGTCGCCGACATCTTGGAGAACGTCCCCGAGTCGGCCACGAACATCGACGCGACGGTCCAGTTCGAATGA
- a CDS encoding DUF1156 domain-containing protein, with amino-acid sequence MSEQEHADESAAGRTGLPIERGFPIERVNEIAAKEGRAKQYYRPIYTMHKWWARRPGCLFRAISLYSLLDDETSVEDVEVYEPGRNQQLGTNGLDAADLVDAIGEVDMENPESLWEFYPKDVRVADKKILDPFAGGGTSLVEASRFGAESVGVDLNPVAWFVTKKELDAGETDVAELERAFERVRDDVADEITQYYRTPCPNADHDGREDHDADVMYNFWVKELDCVSCGHTVPLFKDYRVAKGRYENDDQYNCLCPDCGAVTLVEDWQDDSECNECGNQWVPEDGNVSRGGYYNCPECGQKEAITDGIAEQDGYDLRLYAVEYYCEDCDQQGLEKSSYKGYKKAEAADKQLFEEAKREWNTRTDLHEYVPDEEIPPGHMTVERNPVDDHGYEEWTDMFNERQLLCLSKLLQAIGRVSDRDLKEHLLTAFSDALRTNCMMTSYDPTRNGMDHIFRTNAFDPPMYPAENNVWGTRFGRGTFTAMFEMVKKGVEYANAPTERHVEDGETVETDEFAKPIGLNSQVYQDDMRNISAEDEYDAVITDPPYYDNIIYSEVADYFYVWQKILLEGEYPGFDREKTPREESIVTNPYLGKTAEDFEHEMGQALSVINDALKDDGTLAFTYHHSDEESWGELLQSLCENGFEVTATYPISSDLNKFIGGEAVSFDIVIVARPTDDREPISWNRLRRRIVKTARKTHESLEENRDLASGDIGVVEMGKCFQEYSKHHGAVRRAGESMTAKAVVEEIYGIIQQGERGEQDVYLDLREERGPSYSDLNKHLKRSDASEEAMKEMKLFRVEDGDFLLCDWDDEKRQAYVQTRVEGDDGDLTDLDRAHFLRYRYEHDRSREEFLARWDEDDLRELCEDLAAVTGDGTYLKMLGVDTTFAEGDW; translated from the coding sequence ATGTCTGAGCAGGAACACGCCGACGAGTCGGCGGCGGGGCGGACGGGACTGCCCATCGAACGCGGGTTTCCGATAGAGCGCGTCAACGAAATCGCCGCCAAGGAGGGCCGAGCGAAGCAGTACTACCGGCCAATCTACACGATGCACAAGTGGTGGGCGCGACGGCCGGGGTGTCTGTTCCGGGCCATCTCGCTCTACTCGCTTCTGGACGACGAGACGAGCGTCGAGGATGTCGAGGTGTACGAACCCGGTCGGAACCAGCAACTCGGCACCAACGGACTCGACGCGGCGGACCTCGTGGACGCAATCGGCGAGGTGGACATGGAGAATCCGGAGTCGCTGTGGGAGTTCTACCCCAAGGACGTTCGCGTGGCGGACAAGAAGATTCTCGACCCCTTCGCTGGCGGCGGCACCTCGCTGGTGGAAGCCTCGCGCTTCGGCGCGGAGTCGGTCGGCGTGGACCTCAACCCGGTGGCGTGGTTCGTCACCAAGAAGGAACTCGACGCCGGGGAGACGGACGTGGCGGAACTCGAACGCGCCTTCGAGCGAGTCCGCGACGACGTGGCCGACGAGATTACCCAGTACTACCGGACGCCGTGTCCCAACGCCGACCACGACGGCCGGGAGGACCACGACGCCGACGTGATGTACAACTTCTGGGTGAAGGAGTTAGATTGCGTCTCGTGCGGGCACACGGTTCCGCTGTTCAAGGACTACCGGGTGGCGAAAGGTCGCTACGAGAACGACGACCAGTACAACTGCCTCTGCCCGGACTGCGGCGCGGTGACGCTGGTCGAAGACTGGCAGGACGACAGCGAGTGCAACGAGTGCGGAAACCAGTGGGTTCCGGAGGACGGGAACGTGAGTCGCGGCGGATACTACAACTGTCCGGAGTGCGGGCAGAAGGAGGCCATCACGGACGGGATTGCCGAACAGGACGGCTACGACCTGCGACTCTACGCGGTGGAGTACTACTGCGAGGACTGCGACCAGCAGGGTCTAGAGAAGAGTTCTTATAAGGGGTACAAAAAGGCGGAGGCGGCCGACAAGCAACTGTTCGAGGAAGCAAAGCGAGAGTGGAACACGCGGACAGACCTCCACGAGTACGTCCCGGACGAGGAAATTCCGCCGGGGCACATGACTGTCGAACGAAATCCAGTTGACGACCACGGGTATGAAGAGTGGACGGACATGTTCAACGAGCGTCAGCTACTGTGTCTGAGTAAACTCCTACAGGCCATCGGTCGTGTATCCGACCGGGATTTAAAAGAGCATCTTCTCACAGCTTTCTCTGATGCTCTTCGGACGAACTGTATGATGACCTCGTATGACCCGACCAGAAACGGTATGGACCACATATTCCGAACAAACGCATTCGACCCTCCAATGTACCCCGCAGAGAACAACGTTTGGGGGACAAGGTTCGGACGAGGAACGTTCACTGCAATGTTCGAGATGGTCAAGAAAGGCGTCGAGTACGCCAACGCCCCCACCGAGCGACACGTCGAGGACGGCGAGACCGTCGAAACCGACGAGTTCGCCAAGCCAATCGGTCTGAACTCGCAGGTCTACCAAGACGACATGCGCAACATCTCCGCCGAGGACGAGTACGACGCGGTGATTACCGACCCGCCGTACTACGACAACATCATCTACTCGGAGGTGGCCGACTACTTCTACGTCTGGCAGAAGATTCTGCTCGAAGGCGAGTACCCCGGATTCGACCGCGAGAAGACGCCCCGCGAGGAGTCCATCGTGACGAATCCCTACCTCGGCAAGACCGCCGAGGACTTCGAACACGAGATGGGCCAAGCCCTCTCGGTCATCAACGACGCCTTGAAAGACGACGGGACGCTGGCGTTCACCTACCACCACAGCGACGAGGAGTCGTGGGGCGAACTCCTCCAGTCGCTCTGTGAGAACGGGTTCGAGGTGACGGCTACCTACCCCATCAGTTCCGACCTGAACAAGTTCATCGGCGGGGAAGCCGTCTCGTTCGACATCGTTATCGTCGCGCGACCCACCGACGACCGGGAACCCATCTCGTGGAATCGGCTTCGTCGGCGCATCGTCAAAACCGCCCGGAAGACCCACGAATCGCTCGAAGAGAACCGGGACCTCGCCAGCGGCGACATCGGCGTCGTGGAGATGGGCAAGTGCTTCCAAGAGTACTCCAAGCACCACGGCGCGGTCCGGCGCGCGGGCGAGTCCATGACCGCCAAGGCAGTCGTCGAGGAAATCTACGGCATCATCCAGCAGGGCGAACGCGGCGAACAGGACGTGTACCTCGACCTGCGCGAGGAGCGCGGTCCCTCCTACAGCGACCTGAACAAGCACCTCAAGCGCTCGGACGCCTCCGAGGAAGCGATGAAGGAGATGAAGTTGTTCCGCGTCGAAGACGGCGACTTCCTGCTGTGCGACTGGGACGACGAGAAGCGCCAAGCCTACGTCCAGACCAGAGTCGAAGGCGACGACGGCGACCTGACCGACTTGGACCGCGCGCACTTCCTGCGCTACCGCTACGAACACGACCGGTCGCGCGAGGAGTTCCTCGCCCGGTGGGACGAAGACGACCTGCGGGAACTCTGCGAGGACCTCGCCGCGGTCACTGGCGACGGGACGTACCTCAAGATGCTCGGCGTCGATACCACCTTCGCCGAGGGCGACTGGTAG